Proteins from a genomic interval of Colletes latitarsis isolate SP2378_abdomen chromosome 3, iyColLati1, whole genome shotgun sequence:
- the LOC143340289 gene encoding uncharacterized protein LOC143340289 has translation MCFLLLVYLLLSVDAQDVSAEEVDCQVYNHLYVCLANGVLQSVAFEDVNAVQTIDDIELHMESLGITDIAKDAFLEVANSSALYIRDNQLSTISKHYFSALDQLTYLDLKNNTIRDIEDGAFIRLQSLETLLLDCNNISTFRPGVWKGLADLHELYATNNNIVLNRNMFRGLRHLETLALDSNEISEVPIGAFNGLPHIDLLYLSRNKISNLQPECFRGLGAINELDLGRNRLKTIYAGMFRYLKNLNSLWLNGNQISTLTADVFDGLDNLLLLFLNNNELSFVDMSAFARMKNVTVEPGFVIRGSTFDKVFKVHGRFRCNEVAFELPYECTEIK, from the coding sequence ATGTGCTTCCTCTTGCTCGTTTATCTCCTCTTATCGGTCGACGCTCAAGACGTTAGTGCGGAGGAAGTGGACTGCCAAGTTTACAACCATCTTTACGTTTGCCTGGCCAACGGCGTGCTGCAGAGCGTCGCGTTCGAGGATGTCAACGCGGTGCAGACCATCGACGACATAGAATTACACATGGAAAGCCTCGGGATCACCGACATAGCCAAAGACGCGTTCCTCGAAGTCGCCAATTCCTCGGCGCTCTATATTCGCGACAACCAACTGTCCACGATATCGAAACACTATTTCTCCGCGCTGGATCAATTGACATACTTGGATCTCAAGAACAACACCATCAGGGACATCGAGGATGGCGCGTTCATCAGACTGCAGAGTTTGGAGACGTTGCTGTTGGATTGCAACAACATATCCACGTTTCGACCAGGAGTTTGGAAGGGTCTTGCCGATCTTCACGAACTGTACGCCACCAACAACAACATAGTACTCAATAGAAACATGTTCAGAGGTCTCAGACACCTGGAAACGCTGGCGTTAGACTCGAACGAAATCTCGGAGGTGCCGATCGGTGCGTTCAACGGTCTTCCTCACATCGATCTTCTCTATTTGTCCAGAAACAAAATTTCCAATCTTCAACCGGAGTGTTTCCGCGGCCTCGGCGCGATCAACGAGCTGGATCTCGGTAGAAATCGATTGAAAACCATATACGCCGGGATGTTTCGATATTTGAAGAACCTGAACTCCCTGTGGCTGAACGGGAATCAAATTTCTACGCTCACGGCGGACGTCTTCGACGGTTTGGACAATCTGTTGCTGCTGTTTCTGAACAACAACGAGCTGAGTTTCGTGGACATGTCGGCTTTCGCCAGGATGAAGAACGTCACGGTCGAACCGGGCTTCGTGATACGGGGATCGACGTTCGATAAAGTTTTCAAAGTGCACGGACGATTTCGGTGTAACGAAGTCGCGTTCGAATTGCCTTACGAATGCACGGAAATCAAGTAA